The following proteins are encoded in a genomic region of Candidatus Dechloromonas phosphoritropha:
- a CDS encoding 4-hydroxy-tetrahydrodipicolinate synthase — MITGSLVAIVTPMQEDGSLDLTSLRNLIDFHVREGTDAVVVVGTTGESPTVDVAEHCELIRVTVIHAAGRIPVIAGTGANSTDEAIELTEYAKKAGADMALSVVPYYNKPTQEGLYRHFKAISEAVELPVLLYNVPGRTVADMSNDTILRLAQVPGIVGVKDATGNLDRACDLIARAPKGFALYSGDDMTCVASIMLGFHGNISVTANVAPRLMHEMCVAAAAGDVARAREIHFRLLGLHRDLFCEANPIPVKWAVQQLGLMPGGIRLPLTSLSEANHARVLAAMRHAGLLA; from the coding sequence ATGATTACCGGATCCCTTGTCGCCATCGTCACCCCCATGCAAGAGGATGGCAGTCTTGATTTGACCTCCCTGCGCAACCTGATCGACTTCCATGTGCGCGAAGGTACCGATGCCGTCGTTGTCGTCGGCACCACCGGCGAATCGCCGACCGTCGATGTCGCCGAGCACTGCGAACTGATCCGGGTCACGGTCATCCATGCCGCCGGCCGGATTCCCGTGATTGCCGGTACCGGTGCCAATTCCACCGATGAAGCGATCGAGTTGACCGAGTATGCGAAAAAGGCTGGCGCCGACATGGCGCTGTCGGTTGTTCCTTACTACAACAAGCCGACCCAAGAAGGCCTCTATCGCCACTTCAAGGCAATTTCCGAAGCTGTCGAACTGCCGGTCCTGCTCTACAACGTGCCCGGCCGCACGGTGGCCGACATGTCCAACGACACCATCCTGCGTCTGGCGCAGGTGCCCGGTATCGTCGGCGTCAAGGATGCCACCGGCAACCTCGACCGCGCTTGCGACCTCATCGCCCGTGCACCCAAGGGTTTCGCCCTTTACAGCGGCGACGACATGACCTGCGTCGCCTCGATCATGCTCGGCTTCCACGGCAATATCTCGGTTACCGCCAACGTGGCGCCGCGCCTGATGCACGAAATGTGCGTCGCCGCCGCCGCCGGCGACGTCGCGCGGGCCCGGGAGATCCACTTCCGCTTGCTCGGCCTGCATCGCGACCTGTTCTGTGAAGCCAACCCGATTCCCGTGAAGTGGGCCGTCCAGCAACTCGGGTTGATGCCGGGCGGGATCCGCCTGCCGCTGACGTCCCTGTCCGAAGCCAACCATGCCCGGGTCCTAGCCGCCATGCGCCATGCCGGCCTGCTCGCCTGA
- the bamC gene encoding outer membrane protein assembly factor BamC, protein MNHRLSWSVPVMTLLAIAVAGCSVVPDSKKIEYKSAGKVPSLEVPPDLTQVTRDDRYAVPDAAGKGSATFSAYTADRTPGAQAKNSVVLPEVEKVRVERSGNQRWLVVAAPADQLWGRVKDFWQENGFIIAIERPDAGVMETDWAEDRAKIDDDIIRGTLGKFLDSLYSTGERDKFRTRFELGAEPGTTDIFVSHRGMEEVYTSTSKDETRWQPRPANPELEAEMLRRLMVSLGAENKRAEASVAAAKAEPRARLASNNEGSGSLEVYERFDRAWRRVGLALDRVGFTVEDRDRSKGLYYVRYVDPDANLKKGTGWLDKLSFWKSSEPAGSGKPQYRIHVSESGENSVVQVLSSEGGTDKSETAKRILSLLYQQLQ, encoded by the coding sequence ATGAATCATCGACTTTCGTGGTCTGTACCTGTAATGACGCTTCTGGCCATTGCCGTCGCCGGATGCAGCGTCGTTCCGGATTCGAAAAAGATCGAGTATAAGTCCGCGGGCAAGGTTCCGTCGCTCGAGGTTCCGCCAGATCTCACGCAGGTGACACGCGACGATCGCTATGCCGTTCCCGATGCGGCAGGCAAGGGCAGTGCTACCTTCTCGGCCTACACCGCCGACCGCACGCCGGGGGCCCAGGCAAAAAATTCCGTCGTTCTGCCCGAGGTGGAGAAGGTCCGGGTCGAGCGCTCGGGTAACCAGCGCTGGCTGGTGGTGGCTGCACCCGCGGACCAACTGTGGGGTCGGGTCAAGGATTTCTGGCAGGAGAACGGTTTCATCATCGCCATAGAACGGCCCGATGCCGGGGTGATGGAGACCGATTGGGCCGAGGACCGCGCCAAGATCGACGACGACATCATCCGTGGCACACTTGGAAAATTCTTGGACTCCCTCTATTCGACTGGTGAGCGCGACAAGTTCCGGACCCGCTTCGAACTCGGCGCGGAGCCAGGAACCACCGATATTTTCGTCAGCCATCGTGGCATGGAGGAGGTCTATACCTCAACCTCCAAGGATGAGACCCGCTGGCAACCGCGCCCGGCGAATCCGGAACTCGAGGCGGAGATGCTGCGGCGCCTGATGGTCAGCCTTGGAGCGGAAAACAAGCGCGCCGAGGCCAGTGTCGCGGCGGCCAAGGCGGAGCCGCGCGCCAGGCTGGCCAGCAACAACGAAGGGAGCGGAAGCCTGGAGGTCTACGAAAGGTTTGACCGCGCCTGGCGCCGGGTTGGTCTGGCTTTGGACCGCGTCGGATTCACGGTAGAGGACCGGGACCGTTCCAAGGGGCTTTATTACGTTCGCTACGTGGATCCGGATGCCAACCTCAAGAAGGGTACGGGCTGGCTCGACAAGCTGAGCTTCTGGAAGAGTTCCGAACCGGCGGGCAGCGGCAAGCCGCAGTACCGCATCCATGTCAGCGAGTCGGGAGAGAACAGTGTTGTTCAGGTTCTCTCCAGCGAGGGCGGTACCGACAAGTCGGAAACCGCGAAAAGGATCCTGAGCCTGCTCTATCAGCAGTTGCAGTGA
- a CDS encoding MBL fold metallo-hydrolase yields MRFASLGSGSAGNALLVESGATCLMVDCGFGQRETLRRLARLRRDPADLSGILITHEHGDHIGGVFPFARRHRLPVWLTHGTLAACVSAADGVDVRIIDSHVAFVVEALQIQPFPVPHDAREPVQYVFSDGVRRLGLLTDAGGVTQHMRDILSGVDGLILECNHDAALLAASNYPPSLRRRIAGRLGHLENGAAAGLLREIDCSRLQHVVAAHLSERNNHPSLAIGALATVLGDAAGRVSVACQEAGFDWCQLA; encoded by the coding sequence ATCCGCTTTGCGTCGCTCGGGAGCGGCAGCGCAGGCAATGCGCTGCTGGTCGAAAGCGGTGCAACCTGCCTGATGGTCGATTGCGGTTTCGGGCAGCGCGAGACGTTGAGGCGTCTCGCGCGCCTTCGGCGTGATCCGGCGGACCTGAGCGGGATTCTGATCACCCACGAGCATGGTGACCATATCGGCGGCGTATTTCCTTTTGCCCGCCGCCATCGCCTGCCTGTCTGGTTGACTCACGGAACCCTCGCGGCGTGCGTATCCGCAGCCGACGGTGTTGATGTCCGAATCATCGACAGCCATGTGGCGTTTGTGGTCGAAGCGCTGCAAATCCAGCCCTTTCCCGTTCCGCACGACGCCAGGGAACCGGTTCAGTACGTGTTCTCCGACGGTGTCCGGCGGCTGGGGCTGCTGACCGACGCTGGTGGCGTCACCCAGCACATGCGTGACATCTTGTCGGGAGTCGATGGGCTGATCCTCGAATGCAATCACGACGCGGCACTGCTGGCTGCATCGAACTATCCGCCGTCATTACGGCGCCGGATAGCCGGCCGTCTCGGTCATCTGGAGAATGGTGCGGCGGCGGGACTGTTGCGCGAGATCGACTGCAGCAGGTTGCAGCACGTGGTTGCGGCGCATCTGAGCGAACGCAACAACCATCCTTCGCTGGCAATCGGCGCCCTCGCGACGGTACTCGGCGATGCTGCCGGGCGGGTCAGCGTGGCCTGTCAGGAAGCGGGTTTCGACTGGTGCCAGCTGGCTTGA
- the rlmD gene encoding 23S rRNA (uracil(1939)-C(5))-methyltransferase RlmD: MPIGVIESLDNEARGIACQEDKTIFVDGALPGEIVEYASFRRKPGYEIAHLVSVLSSSPSRVKPRCEYFGICGGCAMQHLEFSAQVAAKQRVLEDSLEDIGHVRAGQILSPIHGAPWGYRHRARLGVRNVPKKGGVLVGFHERRSSYIADMRSCAVLPPHVSDLLLPLRELVAALSVSERLPQIEVAVGEECTALVLRILEPLTVNDEEFLRAFADRHHGVVFYLQPKGPDTVYRFYPVPGPRLSYLLPEYGLEFEFRPTDFTQVNPAANRVLVRRALRLLDPQPGERIADLFCGLGNFTLPIACSGASVLGVEGSQALVERGCAGAVANGLADRAEFAVANLFECTQESLERLGHFDKMLIDPPREGAIEVVKALPADGPRRIVYVSCNPATLARDAAELVQAKGYSFKAAGVVNMFPHTGHVESVAVFER; this comes from the coding sequence ATGCCGATTGGTGTCATCGAATCCCTCGACAACGAGGCCCGTGGAATCGCTTGCCAGGAGGATAAGACGATTTTCGTCGACGGCGCCCTTCCCGGTGAGATCGTAGAATATGCAAGTTTCCGGAGAAAGCCGGGTTATGAGATTGCGCACCTGGTCAGCGTACTCTCCAGTTCGCCTTCCAGAGTCAAGCCGCGCTGTGAATACTTCGGAATCTGCGGCGGATGCGCCATGCAGCACCTCGAGTTCTCGGCGCAGGTCGCCGCGAAGCAGCGCGTTCTCGAGGACAGCCTCGAGGACATCGGCCATGTTCGGGCGGGTCAGATCCTGTCCCCGATTCATGGCGCACCGTGGGGTTATCGTCACCGCGCCCGTCTCGGCGTGCGCAATGTGCCCAAGAAGGGAGGCGTGCTGGTCGGCTTCCACGAGCGCCGCAGCAGCTACATAGCCGACATGCGCTCCTGTGCCGTGCTGCCGCCGCATGTCTCGGATCTGTTGCTGCCGCTGCGGGAACTGGTTGCCGCCCTCTCGGTTTCCGAGCGCTTGCCGCAAATCGAGGTTGCCGTTGGCGAGGAGTGTACCGCGCTGGTCCTGCGCATCCTTGAGCCATTGACCGTGAACGATGAGGAATTCCTGAGAGCGTTTGCCGACCGGCATCATGGTGTCGTGTTCTACCTGCAGCCCAAAGGCCCGGATACGGTGTATCGCTTCTATCCCGTTCCCGGCCCGCGTCTATCTTATCTGCTGCCGGAATATGGCCTGGAATTCGAATTCCGGCCGACCGACTTTACCCAAGTCAACCCCGCGGCCAACCGTGTTCTGGTGCGCCGGGCCCTGCGCCTGCTCGATCCGCAGCCGGGTGAGCGGATCGCTGATCTGTTCTGCGGACTGGGCAATTTCACGCTGCCGATTGCCTGTTCGGGAGCCTCGGTGCTTGGGGTGGAAGGCAGCCAGGCGCTGGTCGAACGTGGGTGTGCGGGTGCGGTCGCCAACGGGCTGGCCGATCGTGCCGAGTTCGCCGTCGCGAACTTGTTCGAATGCACGCAGGAATCGCTGGAGAGACTTGGGCACTTCGACAAGATGCTGATCGACCCGCCGCGCGAGGGTGCGATCGAGGTGGTCAAGGCGCTCCCGGCAGATGGCCCGCGGCGCATCGTCTATGTCTCATGCAATCCGGCAACGCTGGCGCGGGACGCTGCGGAACTGGTTCAGGCTAAGGGTTATTCCTTCAAGGCCGCCGGGGTCGTAAATATGTTCCCCCACACCGGACATGTCGAGTCGGTTGCGGTTTTTGAGAGGTAA